The sequence below is a genomic window from Pithys albifrons albifrons isolate INPA30051 chromosome 21, PitAlb_v1, whole genome shotgun sequence.
TGGATAATGGcaaaaaagctgcagagagaCTTGCAGCGAAAATAGAAACCCCAGAAATTTTATTACTCCACTCCAGAAATTTAATTACTCCCTTAAACCCCTCTCATCACGAATGGTGGGGGGAAAAACAGGCACACTTCACcttttttacttctctttgCCCGAATTTATTTGTTATGTGAAGTTAGCAATGAATGACCCTGATTTCTGGTTTGTAAGCTCATTTTGGGAAAGAGGGAATGTAAGAGTGAATTTCAGCAAATGTAACTTGGCAGCTCACACTGTATTGCTGTGCTTTCCTTCCTGGGTAATTACCAGGACCAACAGGAAGCAAACTTTGAGCATTTCTCTCAAGGATGCCTTGCTGAAACTTGCCTTTTTCAGGAGTACTCGGGTGCttgtaattaaaataaacttttatttgTGCCTATGAACACTCCAGGAACACTCGGGATGGGTTAAGCATTCACAGAACACAGAAGTGTGATACCAACAGAGTTAAATTTAGATTTGAACCAGTACTGCAAAAATATCCCATTCCTCCCAGCTCAAGTGAAAACTGAAATCTCAGTTGTGCATAATGCAGATTTCCCAGCACCTCCTTATGTCTTAAAAATAGGGAAGCTGATAAACTGATAGAAACCACAGTTTTGCTGTGAATTCTCTGGAAGTGCCTGCCCCATCTGTGTTAGGAAAATATCATCTGTGAGATGCTGCTCCCAGATGGACTGTGtagctgcagagccagggagggagTTGAAATGACCTCTCCTTCCTGAAGTTCAAACGTTGTTTAGCATAAATGCAGCCCCTCAGGCCTCCACTTGAAGTTGCTCtttgccagcacagcagctgaacatgggCTTTaatctgctctgctttgctgctggagTGCTGGGAGGTAAGAATATGTGAACCCCACCTTTCAGCTTGCAGACATCACTTCTCCATCCGTACAATTAGGAAATAAGTCAGCCTGTACATTGTTAGCACAAGGTTTCTTTTTATAGGGataatatttcaaaacagataTAACATTCTACATGTTGAAAGTAACAAGAAGCTTCTTGCAAAAGGCAGTTCTGgaaaagagatttattttttctctttttcttaaacCCTAAAATAGAGCCAGACCTTGCTGGGTTTTCCTTGTCTTCCCCAAAATTATCCCTGAAGAGCCTTTAGTGTCTGAGCCAGGTACAGACATCCCACTGACTGTCCATGGCTCCTCAGGCTGTGGGACAAAACTGGTTAAAAGGCAGTTCTGgaaaagagatttattttttctctttttcttaaacCCTAAGACAGAGCCAGACCTTACTGGGTTTTCCTTGTCTTCCCCAAAATTATCCCTGAAGAGCTTTTAGTGTCTGAGCCAGGTACAGACATCCCACTGACTGTCCACAGCTCCTCAGTCTGTGGGACAAACCCAGTTAAATAATTTCACCAAAAGGTGGGTTTGGGGTACCCTCTCTCATCTGACCCCGTCTGTCTTGTTCCCACAAGTGGTGGCACCACAGGAATGAGTGAGGCCAGCAAGCCCCACACAGCAGCAAGGGGATGCTTTCAAATGCACTCTGGTGTGTCACAGGACACAAAACAGCTGAGCTTTTGGCAAGACAAGGGTATGGACCTGCAGCCTCAGAGTtttgctcctcctctgcctctgtaCCAGGatttctgtgtttgcaaagtTCCTGCCAAAGATCTGTGCGTGTTGTGAAGCTCAGGTGGCACCTGCTGGTGAGATAAGCAGTGTCCTTGCCCCAGATGTGCTGTTCAGTTCTTCTTTCCatggagctgggggggttccAGGCTCCCCACAGCTGCTTTCAGCCACTGGGCAGTTCTGTGCCTGCTCTCCTCCCACGTGAAGAGGGGTTTGTACCCAAAGTGCCTGGAGGCTTTGTCTGTCTCGTAGGAGAAGGTGGTGACTATTGTGTTCAGCAAAGGCAGGTTTAGGAAGGGCTGTGGCTCCCAGAAAGGCAACAAGATGAGCCTGATTATCCTGTGCAGTTGTATCATTAACCACATCTTCCAGTAGGGGATGTGGGAGCCCAGTCTCAGCGAGGGGTCTGCCGTGGCCAAGAGCTGGTGCCTCACCAGGAAACCTTTCCTGCTTGGAGTGTCATCATAGCAATAGTACACTTGGCCTGCCAGCAGGCCGGGTTTCAGCTGCAGGTTCCTGGCTGCAAGGACGTGCATCCATGCAACATTCcctggaggaagaagaggggagAGAAACAGGTATTCAGGAGGAGCTCAGATTCCCAGTTTGCTGTAGGAAGAGCATACTGGATATGCCAGGTGGGGAAGGACTCATggtgtgctcagctctgctgtagAGACACTGAGGAGTTAATCCAGGTCTCCAAGATCCTTTAAACCTTTGGGCTCCCCTTTGAGCTGGGCAGTTACTGTGCCTCGTGATCCTGGCCACAgtggagggaagggcagggtttagcagggagagcaggatggATGGGAGGCAGCACTCAGGGGTTTgattcctggctctgctgtgagCCTTTGAAGAAGTCACTTGATTTCTCTGGGCCTGATTCTTctctaacagcattttaaaaatactgttatcTCCACACATGTGAGTGTGGGGCATGGAAATAACTGAACCTGCACCATTTCATGGTGAGTTGTACCCCCTGAAAGGCCTTCAGCACCACCACAAACTCTCCTATATGTTTTGTGAGTGGTTTCTTGTGCTTGCTAAAGTTATTTGTGTAGCACAGCCTTTTCTGAAAGGAATTTTACAAGTAGTGgtagtttaatttcttttaacgAAGAAGAAATCAAGTATCTTTCCAACGCAAAAACgctttaaaaatacagcctgaatttctctctctgcctcccaTTTATCCCCTGATACATTTACCAAGGGACAAAAAGAAATCCCTTCCTAGGAAAACAGCACTAATGAACAGCTGcctgaaaaaattctttagcCAGTCTGAGTTTTGTGGTTAGAAATCCTTTTGTGCTCATTCACCACATTCCTCTCTGTGTCCTGGAAGGTGATGGTTAAGCTGCTGTGTGAGATGCCCTGTGGCTgaagcagcctggcagcagctcatgcacagggaccccccacTCACCCACATAGGTGTGATTCCTCTCCGTGTCTTCAGGCTCCAGGTAGTTCAGCACCCCCTTGCTGGCTCTGGCAGCCAAGTAGAGCTCCTGCAGGAACGCTGCCCCCTCCCCATACACCGTGTTGGGACGGAGGATGCAGGTGGTGAGGCTGCCACCATTGCTCAGCTGCAAAATCAGGGAGGGATGTCAGGGAGTGAGGGGTTCAGGGATGAAATTCTCCCACAGTGCTAGTGGGTTTGCCAGATTAAACCAAACCACTGGCCTAGAGGAATCGACACTTGCTCTGGGTATCAGGGACCTGGTTTGGGTGGAGGTGCCcagtttgattttaatttttttcatggctCTCCTGCACCCACGTGGTGCTCCCAGAGAGTTGTTGGATGGAGGAATGTTGGTGGCAGGAACTCCTCTACAGCTGGGATGTATAAATGAGTGTTTGCAACAACCAAAACCAGGTACCAGAGGAGGCCAACCAAGCTGAGTGGCCTCAGAGTGTAACCAGGGGACAGATGCTCCAGGCAGTGATTTAGGACACAAGTCTCATCTTCACATTCTGCTTCACTGCCTGGAAGAATTCACctgcctgctgcctgcactggcaGTCTAAAAGCTGCCCAGCTGCCTTAGGTAGGGGGCTGGCTCTGGGTGCACCAATATTTTTGAGTCCTAAGTCACTCAGACATGCCTGAAAGTTATACTTTTGTAGTAGGAACTGGGTGAACCTGGTTTGTCCCACCCTAatccagcacagctctctccAAAGCCACACTCCTGCCCGAGCTAAAGCACAGGGGAACATCATTTGATCCTGCAAGTCTGGCAGCTTCCTGCTGATGTGGGAATACTGGAATTTGGGAAGCTTAGGACATTGTGGTTTATGCACCAAATCAAGGCAGCAGTTGGATACACACTTTGGGGTCTTTCTAAccatctctctcctttccctcatccTGTGCTGTAATTCCAGGGGTGCCACCTTTGGATTTGGTACCTTTTTTCCATTGGCTTCAAGCACAATTTTCTCTGCCATGGCTTTTGTTCTCCCATAAGGCAGCTCCACTTCCCCACCGTACTCAGTGTCCTCATTGCCTCTGGAACAGATCGGGAGAGTCGGTGAGTGACAGTGGAGAGGAGTGCAGGGTTTGGAGACACCCATCCCAGCGTGGTTTCCTTGGCAGCCCCCACTCCCTGGCACTGGTAGTGGCTCCCAGCTATGGGCATGGCAGATCCCTGATGCCCTTTGGGCAAAAAAAGGCCCCAGGAAACACCAGGTTGGCAGGCAGGTTTGCACGAGGTTTGATCTCTGCCAGCTGGGCTTGGTTTGGTCGAACAGTGGGATTGAAGCAAATAATATTCCAGCAGGCAAATTAGAAGGCAGTGAAGTTACATTTTTCAGCCACTCACAGAAGCTGAGCAAGGTGAAAAGAGCACAAGAAgatggagggcagggaaaatgaGAGCAGTCctacttcattttttcattAGAGGCAGAGAAAAGCCTCTCATGAGCCATAAACTAAAAGGGGAAACTGCTGCTTAATTTTCTCACAGAGTTGATTAAAGTTGGGAGGCGTTTGCTGGGGATGTGATAGGGCTGCTGGTGATCTGGAAGACTTGCAATCAGCAGGTTTGTGCTGGGATTGTTCCTTCCTGTCCCCTAACAAATTAAGGCAAAGCAGAGGACCCCCAGTTAAGGGCAGGCAGCGCTCCAGCCATGCTGGGGACAcggggctgtggctgtggaagACAACctgctcctcagcctcctccctCACCCCTGCAAAGGGGAAAACCTGTGGGATCTAACATGGAACTGGCCTCACAGGGCCTGAAATAATACCCAGGAGAAACAAGAGAACAGTCCTGCTCCTcccctggaggagctggagtgAAGAAACCTTGTTTGAAGTACTGGGGAGGACCATCCATGAAAATCAAGTGGCACTCGCTCGCCTGCTCCATGACTAGCATGGCCCTTCTCCCTCTGTGTGCTGGAGGAGactttccttccatttttaaattaatttactcTATATTTTGCTCTCCTAGAGAAATCCAGCCCAGGCAAACCCAGGAttctgccaggcatggagggcAACAAGGAATTATCCTGCTCCATTGGCCTCCGGGGCTCAGATACCTCTCTTGGAAGGGTTAAGCAAACCTGCAGCAGAGGGGGTTTCCTCCAACTCTGGGTCTCAGGAGAACCAGCTCTGACTCAGGCTCCCTGTCTGACCTTGGGCAACttgctttctcctttctgtgctcAAATCTCAGTGTGTAAAACGTGGATACTGCTGGTGCCTTGCCCTTGCCTGTTCAGTGTGTAGGATGTTGTGTGCCAGACATCCCAGCTGAGATCGGGGTCTTCTTGTGCTAcagcaacagaaataaattaggAGCATCAGAAATGCAGCTCCT
It includes:
- the HSD3B7 gene encoding 3 beta-hydroxysteroid dehydrogenase type 7 — protein: MDGAWVYLVTGGCGFIGEKIVELLSQQDYIKEVRVFDSVVKEEVENLTTATTKVRVMRGDIRDWGALLAALEGTHVVLHAAASVDCRDTVPFGELRDINVGGTENVLRACCVLNIPYVVYTSSVAAVGPNTSCEPMFRGNEDTEYGGEVELPYGRTKAMAEKIVLEANGKKLSNGGSLTTCILRPNTVYGEGAAFLQELYLAARASKGVLNYLEPEDTERNHTYVGNVAWMHVLAARNLQLKPGLLAGQVYYCYDDTPSRKGFLVRHQLLATADPSLRLGSHIPYWKMWLMIQLHRIIRLILLPFWEPQPFLNLPLLNTIVTTFSYETDKASRHFGYKPLFTWEESRHRTAQWLKAAVGSLEPPQLHGKKN